The following coding sequences lie in one Hydrogenophaga sp. PBL-H3 genomic window:
- a CDS encoding HlyD family type I secretion periplasmic adaptor subunit — protein MTNSSPAPSTHSTNSDHLAFHPPLIRLQQQAPSPIGRRVLWCLLALLVFLIVWASVGRLDIVAVAEGKLVPEDYLKIVQPSEAGIVSAILVREGQTVHKDQVLMRMDALTTETDLNALTTERGRKRLALRRLDAELAEQRLTIDADEPQPLAQEAVAQQLANEAALASALAEERSRMLKAQQELAAAQQQSQRLQAVLPHFQAQETAYAQLADQGFTGQLMVSDKRRERIEKEQELATQQHVIASARASIDQSLKKLEQIKAEHRQRLHTERAETRSQLERLEADWQKQQHRRALMELRAPHEGIVKELATHTVGTVVQPGTVLATLVPQQAPLKVEVWVSNEDVGFVRSGQPVKLKFAAYPFQKYGMAHGELQWVNADAQTEDPARATAPDGASPPPRYKATVALKEAALVRDDRRHELTAGMQAQAEILLGQRTVLQYLLSPVQRAWHEAGRER, from the coding sequence ATGACGAATTCCTCACCTGCCCCATCCACCCATTCAACAAACTCCGATCACCTCGCCTTCCACCCACCCCTGATCCGACTGCAACAGCAAGCCCCCTCCCCCATCGGCCGGCGCGTGCTGTGGTGCCTGCTGGCTCTGCTGGTGTTCCTCATCGTCTGGGCTTCGGTAGGTCGGCTCGACATCGTGGCCGTGGCCGAAGGCAAACTGGTGCCCGAGGACTACCTCAAGATCGTGCAGCCCTCAGAGGCGGGCATCGTCAGCGCCATCCTCGTGCGTGAAGGGCAAACGGTACACAAAGATCAAGTGCTCATGCGCATGGACGCGCTCACCACCGAAACCGATCTCAACGCGCTGACCACCGAGCGTGGGCGCAAGCGGCTTGCGTTGCGCCGCCTGGACGCTGAACTGGCCGAGCAACGGCTGACCATCGACGCAGATGAACCGCAACCCCTGGCGCAAGAGGCCGTAGCCCAACAACTGGCGAACGAAGCGGCACTGGCAAGCGCACTGGCCGAAGAGCGCAGCCGCATGCTCAAGGCGCAGCAAGAGCTGGCTGCCGCTCAGCAGCAAAGCCAGCGGCTGCAGGCGGTGCTGCCCCACTTCCAGGCCCAGGAAACCGCCTACGCACAGCTCGCCGACCAGGGTTTCACTGGCCAACTCATGGTCAGCGACAAGCGCCGCGAGCGCATCGAAAAAGAACAGGAACTCGCCACCCAGCAGCACGTGATCGCCTCGGCGCGGGCGAGCATCGACCAGTCGCTGAAAAAGCTGGAGCAAATCAAGGCCGAGCACCGCCAGCGCCTGCACACCGAGCGCGCGGAGACCCGTTCGCAGCTGGAACGGCTGGAGGCGGACTGGCAGAAACAGCAGCACCGCCGCGCCCTGATGGAGCTGCGCGCGCCACACGAGGGAATCGTGAAGGAGTTGGCCACGCACACCGTGGGCACAGTGGTGCAACCCGGCACCGTGCTGGCCACGCTGGTGCCGCAGCAGGCGCCGCTGAAAGTGGAGGTGTGGGTGTCCAACGAAGACGTCGGCTTTGTTCGGTCGGGCCAGCCGGTCAAGCTGAAGTTTGCGGCCTACCCGTTTCAGAAGTACGGCATGGCACATGGCGAGCTGCAATGGGTCAACGCCGATGCCCAAACCGAAGATCCAGCCAGAGCGACAGCGCCCGATGGCGCGTCACCGCCGCCACGCTACAAGGCCACGGTGGCCTTGAAGGAAGCAGCGCTGGTGCGGGACGATCGGCGCCACGAACTCACCGCCGGCATGCAGGCCCAAGCCGAAATCCTGCTGGGACAACGCACCGTCTTGCAGTACCTGCTGTCACCGGTGCAGCGGGCGTGGCACGAGGCCGGGCGCGAGCGCTGA
- a CDS encoding pseudouridine synthase, translating to MTTDKPARTLKLNPGAAQKKPADPFAPRRAPVRPPGPARAKSVSASAPKPPREPSKPYGAPRGGPEGERSERPRFAADRPRSGPAAAPRGDDRFGAAERPPRGPSAAPRPPPPHRPDLARVGNVRGEIRLNKRMADLGLCSRREADEWIARGWVLVNGEPAVMGMPVAPDAQVEVLPQARHQQAGQVTILLHKPVGYVSGQPEDGHEAAATLIGAPSQWRGDAKNPADGRRFAPEHTRGLAPAGRLDIDSTGLLVLTQDGRVARTLIGESSGVEKEYLVRVQFAPNGPMGAGVIAENVQAIFPPHQLARLRHGLSLDDQPLKPAQVEWQNPEQLRFVLVEGKKRQIRRMCEQVGLHVVGLKRVRIGRVVLGNLPVGQWRYLRADEGF from the coding sequence ATGACAACCGACAAACCCGCCCGCACGCTCAAGCTCAACCCGGGCGCCGCGCAGAAAAAACCCGCCGACCCTTTCGCGCCGCGCCGTGCCCCGGTGCGCCCACCCGGCCCGGCGCGCGCCAAAAGCGTTTCAGCCTCGGCTCCCAAGCCGCCGCGTGAACCCTCCAAACCTTACGGCGCGCCGCGCGGTGGCCCCGAGGGTGAGCGCTCCGAGCGCCCGCGCTTTGCAGCAGACCGCCCGCGCTCGGGCCCCGCGGCTGCGCCGCGCGGCGACGACCGTTTCGGTGCCGCTGAGCGCCCACCGCGCGGTCCGTCCGCCGCACCGCGCCCGCCGCCGCCCCACCGGCCTGACCTGGCCCGCGTCGGCAACGTGCGCGGTGAAATCCGCCTCAACAAACGCATGGCCGACCTCGGCCTGTGCTCGCGCCGCGAGGCCGACGAATGGATCGCGCGCGGCTGGGTGCTGGTCAATGGCGAGCCGGCCGTGATGGGCATGCCCGTGGCGCCCGATGCGCAAGTGGAGGTGCTGCCCCAGGCGCGCCACCAGCAGGCGGGGCAGGTCACCATCCTGCTGCACAAGCCGGTGGGTTATGTGAGCGGCCAACCCGAAGACGGGCACGAAGCCGCCGCCACGCTGATCGGCGCGCCCAGCCAGTGGCGCGGTGACGCCAAGAACCCGGCGGACGGCCGCCGCTTCGCGCCCGAACACACGCGCGGCCTGGCCCCGGCCGGCCGGCTCGACATCGACTCCACCGGCCTGCTCGTGCTCACGCAGGACGGCCGTGTGGCGCGCACGCTGATTGGTGAGAGCAGCGGTGTGGAAAAGGAATACCTGGTGCGCGTGCAGTTCGCGCCCAACGGCCCGATGGGCGCGGGCGTGATCGCCGAGAACGTGCAGGCGATCTTTCCGCCGCACCAGCTGGCCCGGCTGCGCCACGGCCTGAGCCTGGACGACCAGCCCCTCAAACCCGCGCAGGTGGAGTGGCAAAACCCCGAGCAACTGCGTTTCGTGCTGGTCGAGGGCAAGAAGCGTCAGATCCGGCGCATGTGCGAGCAGGTGGGCTTGCACGTGGTGGGTCTGAAGCGTGTGCGCATCGGGCGGGTGGTGCTGGGCAATCTGCCGGTGGGGCAGTGGCGGTACTTGCGGGCCGACGAGGGCTTCTGA
- a CDS encoding Crp/Fnr family transcriptional regulator: MNPFTPHRSGSDLRDRARPPTEAELAEIPWLQRLTPIEQARAVDALVVGEADAGDYICRFGRPVTYWFGLVDGLLKMSNDDSQGPVITFTGVAPGGWFGEGTVLKHEQYRYNIQALRKSRVAGLPVQTFDWLLDHSIGFNRFVMHQLNERLGQFIAAREIDRLNSPDLRVARNLASLFHPLLSPNVGGILRITQQELAYLVGLSRQRTNEALTTLAAKGWIRVEYGGLRVLDLVALRSGQLDES; encoded by the coding sequence ATGAACCCCTTCACGCCCCACCGTTCCGGCAGCGATCTGCGCGACCGCGCCCGCCCGCCCACCGAGGCCGAACTGGCCGAAATTCCGTGGTTGCAACGCCTGACGCCGATCGAGCAGGCGCGTGCTGTGGACGCGCTGGTGGTGGGTGAGGCCGACGCGGGGGACTACATCTGTCGCTTTGGCCGACCGGTGACGTACTGGTTCGGCCTGGTCGACGGCCTGCTCAAGATGAGCAACGACGATTCGCAAGGGCCGGTGATCACCTTCACCGGCGTGGCGCCCGGTGGCTGGTTTGGCGAAGGCACGGTGCTCAAGCACGAGCAGTACCGCTACAACATCCAGGCGCTGCGCAAGAGCCGCGTGGCGGGCCTGCCAGTGCAAACGTTTGACTGGCTGCTCGACCACTCGATCGGCTTCAACCGTTTCGTGATGCACCAGCTCAACGAACGCCTGGGTCAGTTCATCGCGGCGCGCGAGATCGACCGCCTGAACAGCCCCGACCTGCGCGTGGCGCGCAACCTGGCTTCGCTGTTCCACCCGCTGCTCTCGCCCAACGTGGGGGGCATTCTGCGCATCACGCAGCAGGAACTGGCCTACCTGGTGGGCCTGTCGCGCCAGCGCACCAACGAGGCGCTCACCACGCTGGCCGCCAAGGGATGGATACGGGTGGAGTACGGTGGTTTGCGCGTGCTTGATCTCGTCGCCCTGAGATCTGGCCAACTTGATGAATCGTGA
- a CDS encoding esterase/lipase family protein has product MTRPKPNATRQAVLRHLRPSDLQAAVRLATQATTGVIGIAEGVHQSVRRKLGLSAGTEPDRTGGFTGQVYRGIRGVTELVGHGLDGALATLLPLLDDPSTHPEPSPGREAVLAALNGVMGDRLLAQDNPLAQRMELRLAGQALPMDRPAPLRERLAGASPHLLLLVHGLCMNDTQWLRSGHDHGAFLAQALGCTPVYARYNSGLHTSINGRELAGQLERLVAQSPAIESITVLGHSMGGLLARAAVFYGRQMGHRWPAQLRHLVFLGTPHHGAPLERAGHGVDVLLAASPFTLPFTRLGMLRSAGITDLRHGHVLDDDWQGRGRFDSPHDHRVPLPLPEGVACFTVAGTLAPQRGLLADRLTGDGLVPLRSALGQHDEAARRLVFAKDSQRTVYRTGHLELLSSAVVAQQLVQWLAPSMVEVD; this is encoded by the coding sequence ATGACCCGCCCCAAACCCAACGCCACCCGCCAGGCCGTGCTGCGCCACCTGCGGCCCAGCGACCTGCAGGCCGCCGTGAGGCTCGCCACGCAGGCCACCACCGGCGTCATTGGCATTGCCGAGGGCGTGCACCAGTCGGTGCGCCGCAAGCTGGGCCTGTCGGCAGGCACCGAGCCCGACCGCACCGGTGGCTTCACCGGTCAGGTCTACCGGGGCATTCGTGGCGTCACCGAGCTGGTCGGTCACGGGCTGGACGGGGCGCTCGCGACCCTGCTGCCGCTGCTGGACGACCCGTCGACCCACCCCGAGCCCTCACCCGGACGCGAAGCCGTGCTGGCCGCGCTCAACGGCGTGATGGGCGACCGCCTGCTGGCGCAGGACAACCCCCTGGCCCAGCGCATGGAACTGCGCCTGGCCGGCCAAGCCCTGCCCATGGACCGACCCGCACCGTTGCGCGAGCGGCTTGCGGGCGCCTCGCCCCACCTGCTGCTGCTGGTGCACGGCCTGTGCATGAACGACACGCAGTGGCTGCGCAGTGGCCACGATCACGGCGCCTTCCTCGCGCAAGCGCTGGGCTGTACGCCGGTTTATGCGCGCTACAACAGCGGCCTGCACACCTCCATCAACGGCCGCGAACTCGCCGGCCAGCTGGAACGCCTGGTCGCGCAGTCGCCCGCCATCGAATCCATCACCGTGCTGGGCCACAGCATGGGTGGGCTGCTGGCGCGCGCCGCCGTTTTTTATGGCCGCCAGATGGGTCACCGGTGGCCCGCGCAACTCAGGCACCTGGTGTTTTTGGGCACGCCGCACCACGGCGCGCCGCTGGAGCGCGCCGGGCATGGGGTGGACGTGTTGCTCGCGGCCTCGCCCTTCACCCTGCCCTTCACACGCCTGGGCATGCTGCGCAGCGCTGGCATCACCGACCTGCGCCACGGCCATGTGCTGGACGACGACTGGCAGGGACGGGGACGGTTTGATTCCCCCCACGACCACCGCGTCCCCTTGCCCCTGCCCGAGGGTGTGGCCTGCTTCACCGTGGCAGGCACGCTTGCTCCCCAGCGCGGCCTGCTGGCCGACCGCCTCACCGGCGATGGGCTGGTGCCGCTGCGCAGCGCGCTGGGTCAGCACGACGAAGCCGCGCGAAGGCTGGTGTTTGCCAAGGACAGCCAGCGCACCGTGTACCGCACGGGTCACCTGGAGTTGCTCTCCAGCGCGGTGGTGGCGCAGCAGCTGGTGCAGTGGTTGGCACCGTCGATGGTTGAAGTCGACTGA
- a CDS encoding putative Ig domain-containing protein: MSSHHDVRLTHALSTEEAVWLLGSLAGLHRKPFDVELLIKRFAPPWDLPTLIEALAGLGLKAQTVPWPDPAHPPPPFPVVAFARSTGKGSAGPPLLMASRSDGQLGLFRPCEAPSELDDLHTLSHEAQPWLLLCAAQDPTAPAGDEDGATHAEARQGGTASPGRRPGFGFAWFIPELLRHRRLWRDVLLASLAIQLVGLATPLFTQVIIDKVIAHHSVSTLWVLGVALVVFMLFTSTMSWLRQYLVLHTGSRMDAVLGEQVMRHLLRLPLPYFEARPTGTLVARLQGVETLREFVSGAAVTLLLDLPFLFIFLAVMFWYSWVLSLVAVGLLLLIVGVSLLMVPVFRQRLGVTKYASDDGEWLYGTAQSDRLIGGEGDDQLFGNGGHDRLAGGVGSDGYHVDASATPDEPAQTVIAEVWREQDSNVLFIHGDVSGSDLWLALEGDDLVLRMGADGDSVRFVGFDPRVPGMPAPVERIELWNTDEAVQFSDLLALGVYDPQADPADLVVNVGDGAVDIDIGSAAYEAGSVAFGDGIDPGDLQSQLTFEADGRGGHWLVLNYGEPGDVLRLSGFDPEAVLDGGHAIDRFEFANGVVLDYATLVSEGFLVEGNAQADTLRGTNVVDRLFGNDGGDALDGGAGSDELHGGRGQDQLTGGDGDDAYVFHLGDGVDSLIDSGSTDFNFIRFGAGIRPEDIRQAWDGTTLVVHYSDADTVRIVDYRGMDGNPAILALVFDDGQVRSLTEETNRAPELTGSLPNATAMEDAVFQMVLPTDLFRDLDAADELRLTIRRSDGSPLPAWLSFNAERRILSGRPDSDDLGVMQLVVEARDHFGASVSTGFSLNVLSEPTGHENKAPVAVQDTATLRANTTEPATGNVLANDTDPDGETLSLLRPAVQRGILGVIGWQADGAYTYLLNDLLPEVRALAAGQTATDRFVYTVTDGQAQAQGNLLITVQGVNDAPTSQQPLGNRLVIKKETSTWSVPASAFTDPDQGDSLSYSAALAGGAALPAWMVFDAASRSFVAKPPASAKGELSVKVTATDLHGATASQVFQVRVGNPGDKPKGNEGLGNGEDPPPPGHDTDFNDGPGTGPGNPGTSEGRHAQPAVPVEALQTAMNPAPVELVDWAAWDTPQEPATASNAPTSGDVDIEHHWQQLLATLQQLDAQRSANDFWSDPNQSAGFGLTGLAAGDSQVGLSGASAVGLTAGSGTHLTSFSGLKEGLASLA; this comes from the coding sequence TTGTCATCACACCACGATGTGAGGCTCACGCATGCCCTGAGCACGGAAGAAGCCGTCTGGCTGCTGGGCAGCCTGGCGGGCTTGCACCGCAAGCCCTTTGACGTCGAACTGCTGATCAAGCGTTTTGCCCCGCCGTGGGATCTGCCTACGCTGATCGAAGCTCTGGCCGGTCTCGGGCTCAAGGCGCAGACCGTTCCCTGGCCAGACCCTGCGCATCCACCCCCACCTTTTCCGGTGGTTGCCTTTGCGCGCAGCACCGGCAAGGGCAGCGCGGGTCCGCCGCTGCTGATGGCAAGCCGCAGCGACGGGCAACTGGGCTTGTTCCGCCCGTGCGAAGCACCGAGTGAACTGGACGACCTGCACACCCTGAGCCATGAAGCCCAGCCATGGCTCTTGCTCTGCGCCGCGCAAGACCCCACCGCCCCAGCGGGAGACGAAGACGGCGCCACGCACGCCGAAGCGCGCCAAGGCGGCACCGCCAGCCCGGGCAGACGCCCGGGCTTCGGCTTTGCGTGGTTCATCCCCGAACTGCTGCGCCACCGCCGCCTGTGGCGCGATGTACTGCTGGCCAGCCTGGCCATCCAGCTGGTGGGCCTGGCCACGCCGCTTTTCACGCAGGTCATCATCGACAAAGTGATCGCTCACCACAGCGTGAGCACGCTCTGGGTGCTGGGTGTGGCGCTGGTGGTGTTCATGCTGTTCACCAGCACCATGAGCTGGCTGCGCCAATACCTGGTGCTGCACACCGGCAGCCGCATGGACGCTGTGCTGGGCGAACAGGTGATGCGCCACCTGCTGCGCCTGCCCCTGCCCTACTTTGAAGCCCGCCCCACCGGCACGCTGGTGGCGCGGCTGCAGGGCGTGGAGACGCTGCGCGAGTTCGTCTCGGGCGCTGCCGTCACGCTGCTGCTGGACCTGCCCTTCCTGTTCATCTTTCTGGCGGTGATGTTCTGGTACAGCTGGGTGCTCTCGCTGGTGGCGGTCGGCCTGCTGCTGCTCATCGTGGGGGTGAGCCTGCTCATGGTGCCGGTGTTTCGCCAGCGGCTGGGCGTCACGAAGTACGCGAGCGACGATGGTGAATGGCTCTATGGAACGGCGCAGTCTGACCGTCTCATCGGGGGAGAAGGGGATGACCAGCTCTTTGGCAACGGCGGCCACGACAGGCTGGCAGGTGGAGTGGGGTCGGATGGGTACCACGTGGACGCGAGCGCCACGCCCGATGAGCCTGCGCAAACCGTGATCGCCGAGGTCTGGCGCGAGCAAGACAGCAACGTGCTTTTCATTCACGGAGATGTGAGCGGCAGCGACCTGTGGCTGGCGCTGGAGGGAGACGACCTTGTCCTGCGCATGGGTGCAGATGGCGACAGCGTGCGCTTCGTCGGGTTCGATCCGCGCGTTCCCGGCATGCCGGCGCCGGTGGAGCGCATCGAGCTGTGGAACACGGATGAGGCTGTGCAGTTCTCCGACCTGCTGGCGCTGGGCGTGTACGACCCGCAGGCAGACCCTGCGGACTTGGTGGTGAACGTCGGAGATGGCGCGGTCGACATCGACATCGGCAGCGCTGCCTACGAGGCCGGCAGCGTGGCGTTCGGGGACGGGATCGACCCCGGCGACCTTCAGTCCCAGCTGACGTTCGAGGCTGATGGTCGCGGAGGCCATTGGCTGGTGCTCAATTACGGTGAGCCCGGTGATGTGCTGCGCCTCTCGGGCTTCGACCCCGAAGCCGTGCTGGACGGTGGTCATGCCATCGACCGGTTCGAATTCGCCAATGGTGTGGTGTTGGACTACGCCACGCTGGTGTCCGAAGGCTTTTTGGTCGAGGGCAATGCGCAAGCCGACACGCTGCGCGGAACGAACGTCGTGGACAGGCTGTTCGGGAACGATGGCGGCGACGCCCTTGACGGCGGCGCTGGAAGCGATGAACTGCACGGTGGACGCGGCCAGGACCAGCTCACTGGTGGTGACGGCGACGACGCTTACGTCTTTCATTTGGGCGATGGTGTCGACAGCCTCATTGACAGCGGGTCCACCGACTTCAACTTCATCCGCTTCGGAGCGGGCATTCGCCCGGAAGACATTCGTCAAGCGTGGGACGGAACCACCTTGGTCGTGCACTACAGCGATGCGGACACGGTGCGAATCGTCGATTACCGCGGCATGGACGGCAACCCGGCCATCCTGGCCCTGGTGTTCGACGACGGCCAAGTGCGCTCGCTCACAGAGGAGACCAACCGGGCACCCGAGCTGACGGGCTCCCTGCCCAACGCCACGGCCATGGAAGACGCCGTGTTTCAGATGGTCCTGCCGACCGACCTGTTCCGCGATCTCGATGCGGCAGACGAGCTTCGACTGACGATCCGCCGATCCGACGGCAGCCCGCTTCCCGCTTGGTTGAGCTTCAATGCCGAACGCAGAATCTTGAGCGGTCGACCCGACAGCGATGACCTCGGGGTCATGCAGCTCGTGGTGGAGGCGCGGGACCACTTCGGTGCATCGGTTTCCACGGGGTTTTCATTGAACGTGTTGAGTGAACCCACGGGTCATGAAAACAAGGCGCCCGTGGCGGTGCAAGACACCGCCACCCTGCGCGCCAACACCACCGAGCCCGCCACCGGCAACGTGCTCGCGAACGACACCGACCCCGACGGCGAGACGCTCAGCCTGCTGCGTCCGGCGGTGCAACGGGGCATTCTGGGCGTGATCGGTTGGCAGGCTGATGGCGCGTACACCTACTTGCTCAACGACCTGCTGCCGGAGGTTCGCGCGCTCGCTGCCGGCCAGACCGCCACCGATCGCTTTGTCTATACCGTCACCGACGGTCAGGCTCAGGCGCAAGGAAACTTGCTGATCACGGTGCAGGGGGTGAACGATGCACCCACCAGCCAGCAGCCGCTGGGCAACAGGCTGGTGATCAAGAAGGAAACCAGCACATGGTCGGTGCCCGCCTCCGCTTTCACTGATCCGGATCAAGGCGACAGCCTGAGCTACTCGGCAGCGCTGGCCGGGGGCGCGGCTTTGCCTGCCTGGATGGTGTTCGATGCCGCCTCCCGCAGCTTTGTGGCCAAACCACCCGCCAGCGCCAAGGGCGAACTGTCGGTGAAGGTGACCGCCACCGACCTGCACGGCGCAACAGCGTCGCAGGTGTTCCAGGTCCGCGTGGGCAACCCGGGCGACAAGCCCAAGGGCAACGAGGGTCTGGGCAACGGTGAAGACCCACCGCCACCCGGCCACGACACCGACTTCAACGACGGGCCCGGCACGGGCCCAGGGAACCCGGGCACCAGCGAAGGGAGGCATGCTCAGCCAGCTGTCCCGGTTGAGGCCTTGCAGACCGCTATGAATCCTGCGCCTGTTGAACTGGTGGACTGGGCGGCTTGGGACACCCCGCAAGAACCTGCGACAGCCAGCAACGCACCCACGTCGGGCGACGTGGACATCGAACACCACTGGCAGCAACTGCTGGCAACCTTGCAGCAACTGGATGCGCAACGAAGCGCCAACGACTTCTGGAGCGATCCGAACCAGAGCGCGGGCTTCGGTCTGACAGGTCTGGCGGCGGGAGACTCCCAGGTCGGTCTGTCGGGCGCCAGCGCCGTCGGACTCACGGCGGGCTCCGGCACGCACCTGACCAGCTTCAGCGGGTTGAAGGAAGGGCTGGCTAGCCTGGCCTGA